Proteins encoded together in one Rhizobacter sp. J219 window:
- a CDS encoding hemolysin family protein: MDIALLVFLILLNGLFAMSEMALTASRRARLQVMVETGDKAAQVAMDLHENPTKFLSTVQIGITSIGVLNGIVGEAAFSEPLAHWLATSFSVSPRASSLSATALVVVIITFLTIIFGELVPKRLGQMYPETVARLVAYPMEWLSLIARPFVKLLSWCTEATLRLLGIRGGPARSVTEEEIAAQLEEGLDAGVIEAQEHQMVRNVFRLDDRSVGSMMIPRTDIVWLDATATADEVRAAIETQEHSRYPVCRGGLTDVLGVISAQTLLQQLLAGQQLTLTEKLQPPVFVPETLTGMELLEQFRVSSAQLVFVVDEYGEVQGVITVRDVLEAITGEFTTPAADDAWAVKRHDGSWLFDGLIPVPELKDRLDLKELPEEDRGRYNTLAGMVMLLLGRLPQTADAVEWEGWRFEVVDLDGKRVDKVLATALQASDVSA; the protein is encoded by the coding sequence ATGGACATCGCGCTACTGGTCTTCCTGATCCTTCTCAACGGGTTGTTTGCCATGTCGGAGATGGCACTCACCGCCAGCCGCCGGGCGCGTCTGCAGGTGATGGTCGAGACCGGCGACAAGGCGGCGCAGGTCGCGATGGACCTGCACGAGAACCCGACCAAGTTCCTGTCGACGGTCCAGATCGGCATCACGTCGATCGGCGTGCTGAACGGTATCGTCGGCGAGGCGGCCTTCTCGGAGCCACTGGCCCACTGGCTGGCGACGAGCTTCAGCGTGAGCCCCCGCGCCTCGTCGCTGTCGGCCACGGCGCTGGTGGTGGTCATCATCACCTTCCTCACCATCATCTTCGGCGAGCTGGTGCCCAAGCGCCTGGGCCAGATGTACCCCGAGACGGTGGCACGGCTGGTGGCCTACCCGATGGAGTGGCTGTCGCTGATCGCGCGGCCGTTCGTGAAGCTGCTGTCGTGGTGCACCGAGGCCACGCTGCGCCTTCTGGGCATCCGCGGCGGGCCGGCGCGTTCCGTCACCGAAGAGGAGATCGCCGCCCAGCTCGAAGAGGGCCTGGACGCCGGCGTGATCGAGGCGCAGGAGCACCAGATGGTGCGCAACGTGTTCCGCCTCGACGACCGCAGCGTGGGCTCGATGATGATCCCGCGCACCGACATCGTGTGGCTCGACGCCACGGCCACGGCCGACGAGGTGCGTGCGGCGATCGAGACCCAGGAGCATTCGCGCTACCCGGTGTGCCGCGGCGGGCTGACCGACGTGCTGGGCGTGATCTCGGCGCAGACGCTGCTGCAGCAGCTGCTGGCAGGCCAGCAGCTCACCCTGACGGAGAAGCTGCAGCCGCCGGTTTTCGTGCCCGAGACGCTGACCGGCATGGAGCTGCTGGAGCAGTTCCGCGTGTCGAGCGCGCAGCTGGTGTTCGTGGTCGACGAATACGGCGAGGTGCAGGGGGTGATCACCGTTCGCGACGTGCTGGAGGCCATCACCGGCGAATTCACCACGCCGGCGGCCGACGACGCCTGGGCGGTGAAGCGCCACGACGGCAGCTGGCTCTTCGACGGCCTGATCCCCGTGCCCGAGCTGAAAGACCGGCTCGACCTGAAGGAGCTGCCCGAGGAAGACCGTGGCCGCTATAACACCCTGGCGGGCATGGTGATGTTGCTGCTGGGTCGCCTGCCCCAGACCGCGGATGCGGTGGAATGGGAGGGCTGGCGCTTCGAGGTGGTCGACCTCGATGGCAAGCGGGTCGACAAGGTGCTGGCGACTGCCCTGCAGGCGAGCGACGTGTCGGCCTGA
- a CDS encoding symmetrical bis(5'-nucleosyl)-tetraphosphatase → MDYLIGDLQGCCDALDRLLAKVGFSPSRDHAYVLGDLINRGPASLKTLRRLQALAGAATCLLGNHDLHFLAVAHGVRQAGRGDTLADLLAAPDRPALVDWLRQQRMAVHARGWLMVHAGVVPQWDLATTLQLAGEVEARLAGADLHEFLQVMYGNRPPRWEPSLSGHDRLRFAINVLTRIRFVAADGTLDFHTKDGSTEAPPGLYPWFEAPGRRTAGVPIAFGHWSTLGLVNRPDLLALDTGCVWGGQLTAVRLDRDTREVIQVDCDQAQEPG, encoded by the coding sequence ATGGACTACCTGATTGGCGACCTGCAAGGCTGCTGCGATGCACTCGACCGGCTGCTGGCCAAGGTCGGCTTCAGCCCGTCACGCGACCATGCCTACGTGCTGGGCGACCTGATCAACCGCGGGCCCGCATCGCTCAAGACGCTGCGTCGCCTGCAGGCCCTGGCCGGCGCGGCCACCTGCCTGCTCGGCAACCACGACCTGCACTTCCTGGCCGTCGCCCACGGGGTGCGCCAGGCCGGCCGCGGCGACACCTTGGCCGACCTGCTCGCCGCCCCTGACCGCCCTGCGCTGGTCGACTGGCTGCGTCAGCAGCGCATGGCGGTGCACGCCAGGGGCTGGCTGATGGTGCACGCCGGCGTCGTGCCCCAATGGGACCTGGCCACCACGCTGCAGCTGGCCGGCGAGGTGGAGGCAAGGCTCGCGGGCGCCGACCTGCACGAATTCCTGCAGGTGATGTACGGCAACCGGCCGCCCCGCTGGGAGCCAAGCCTGAGCGGCCACGACCGCCTGCGCTTCGCCATCAACGTGCTGACGCGCATCCGCTTTGTCGCGGCCGACGGCACGCTGGACTTCCACACCAAGGACGGCTCGACCGAAGCCCCGCCGGGCCTCTACCCGTGGTTCGAGGCCCCGGGCCGCCGGACCGCGGGCGTGCCGATCGCCTTCGGCCACTGGTCGACCCTCGGTCTCGTGAACCGCCCCGACCTGCTGGCGCTCGACACGGGCTGTGTGTGGGGCGGCCAATTGACCGCCGTCCGCCTCGACCGTGACACACGCGAGGTGATTCAGGTGGACTGCGACCAGGCCCAGGAGCCTGGCTGA